The following are encoded in a window of Miltoncostaea marina genomic DNA:
- a CDS encoding RelA/SpoT family protein, which produces MAKDLADLDLALAPEVPDLEQVILEVAERHPDVDRDAIRRAYRYAEERHREQVRNSGEPFITHPLGCARICAGLGLDATAVIAALLHDTVEDTSATLEEITREFGAEVASLVDGVTKLSKIHFESREEHQAENYRKLIVSMSSDIRVLVVKLADRLHNMRTLAYMTKPKQIQKAKETLEIYAPLAHRLGIHSLKWELEDLAFATLHPRRYREIQQMVNQRRPDREAFIADAGRILAAELEEVGITGVEITGRAKHFYSIYEKMTRKGKEFNEIYDLTAMRVLVDSVKDCYGAVGIIHSLWKPLPGRFKDYIAMPKLNMYQSLHTTVIGPGGKPLEIQIRTYAMHATAEYGVAAHWLYKQGAGGEQPAWVSRMMDWQRETHDPSEFLEALRSDLYSDEVYVFTPKGEVRALPAGATPLDFAYDVHTDVGHRCVGAKVNGRIVPLTYTLQSGEFVEILTSKSPRAPSRDWLQLVTTTKARSKISQFFRRERREDAEHRGREALQDQLRKAGLPSQRVAGSPMLLEVIQEMGFKRADEFYISLGLGKTSVQTVVNKIMQRLKTGQAVPDTPAPAGVTPRGRRPHTATASSELGIEIEGASDVLVRLAKCCKPVPGDPILGYISLGRGITIHREDCPNAKALMKSPERFTPVHWAGANQQSFRVEIAVDAWDRARLLEDLSRAFAEAGVNIVSANCSMEDQMVHDRFTVDVGDVETLKSCISGLRQVESVFDAYRVTPGT; this is translated from the coding sequence ATGGCGAAGGACCTCGCAGACCTCGACCTCGCGCTCGCGCCCGAGGTCCCCGACCTCGAGCAGGTCATCCTCGAGGTGGCCGAGCGACACCCCGACGTCGACCGCGACGCGATCCGGCGGGCGTACCGCTACGCCGAGGAGCGCCACCGCGAGCAGGTCCGCAACTCGGGCGAGCCCTTCATCACGCACCCGCTCGGCTGCGCGCGCATCTGCGCCGGGCTGGGGCTCGACGCCACGGCCGTCATCGCCGCCCTGCTGCACGACACGGTCGAGGACACGAGCGCGACGCTCGAGGAAATCACGCGCGAGTTCGGCGCCGAGGTCGCCTCGCTGGTCGACGGGGTCACGAAGCTGTCGAAGATCCACTTCGAGAGCCGCGAGGAGCACCAGGCCGAGAACTACCGCAAGCTCATCGTCTCGATGTCGAGCGACATCCGCGTGCTGGTCGTGAAGCTCGCCGACCGGCTGCACAACATGCGCACGCTCGCCTACATGACGAAGCCGAAGCAGATCCAGAAGGCCAAGGAGACGCTCGAGATCTACGCGCCGCTGGCGCACCGCCTCGGCATCCACTCCCTCAAGTGGGAGCTCGAGGACCTGGCCTTCGCCACGCTGCACCCGCGGCGCTACCGCGAGATCCAGCAGATGGTCAACCAGCGCCGGCCCGACCGCGAGGCCTTCATCGCGGACGCCGGCCGCATCCTCGCCGCCGAGCTCGAGGAGGTCGGCATCACCGGCGTGGAGATCACCGGGCGGGCGAAGCACTTCTACTCGATCTACGAGAAGATGACCCGCAAGGGCAAGGAGTTCAACGAGATCTACGACCTCACCGCGATGCGGGTGCTGGTCGACTCGGTGAAGGACTGCTACGGCGCGGTGGGGATCATCCACTCGCTCTGGAAGCCGCTGCCCGGGCGCTTCAAGGACTACATCGCCATGCCCAAGCTCAACATGTACCAGAGCCTGCACACGACGGTGATCGGTCCCGGGGGCAAGCCGCTCGAGATCCAGATCCGCACCTACGCGATGCACGCCACGGCCGAGTACGGCGTGGCCGCCCACTGGCTCTACAAGCAGGGGGCGGGCGGCGAGCAGCCGGCCTGGGTGTCGCGGATGATGGACTGGCAGCGCGAGACCCACGACCCCAGCGAGTTCCTCGAGGCCCTGCGCTCGGACCTCTACTCCGACGAGGTCTACGTCTTCACGCCGAAGGGCGAGGTGCGGGCCCTGCCCGCGGGCGCGACGCCGCTCGACTTCGCCTACGACGTGCACACCGACGTCGGCCACCGCTGCGTCGGCGCGAAGGTCAACGGCCGCATCGTGCCGCTCACCTACACGCTGCAGTCGGGCGAGTTCGTCGAGATCCTCACCTCCAAGTCGCCGCGCGCGCCGTCGCGCGACTGGCTGCAGCTGGTCACCACCACGAAGGCGCGCTCCAAGATCAGCCAGTTCTTCCGCCGCGAGCGGCGCGAGGACGCCGAGCACCGCGGCCGCGAGGCCCTGCAGGACCAGCTCCGCAAGGCCGGCCTGCCCAGCCAGCGGGTGGCCGGCTCGCCGATGCTGCTCGAGGTCATCCAGGAGATGGGCTTCAAGCGGGCCGACGAGTTCTACATCTCGCTGGGGCTCGGCAAGACCTCGGTCCAGACCGTGGTCAACAAGATCATGCAGCGGCTCAAGACCGGGCAGGCCGTGCCCGACACGCCGGCCCCGGCGGGGGTCACGCCGCGCGGGCGGCGGCCGCACACGGCGACGGCATCCAGCGAGCTCGGCATCGAGATCGAGGGCGCCTCCGACGTCCTGGTGCGGCTCGCGAAGTGCTGCAAGCCGGTGCCGGGCGACCCCATCCTGGGCTACATCTCGCTGGGGCGCGGCATCACCATCCACCGCGAGGACTGCCCCAACGCCAAGGCCCTGATGAAGAGCCCCGAGCGCTTCACCCCGGTCCACTGGGCGGGCGCCAACCAGCAGTCCTTTCGGGTCGAGATCGCCGTCGACGCCTGGGACCGTGCCCGCCTCCTCGAGGACCTCTCCCGCGCCTTCGCCGAGGCGGGCGTGAACATCGTCTCGGCCAACTGCTCGATGGAGGACCAGATGGTCCACGACCGCTTCACCGTCGACGTCGGCGACGTGGAGACGCTCAAGTCGTGCATCTCCGGCCTGCGGCAGGTGGAGTCCGTCTTCGACGCCTACCGGGTGACGCCCGGCACGTAG
- a CDS encoding LytR C-terminal domain-containing protein, which yields MDWLELVAPSAAILSLFGVVALAVVAFRQGRHIRGLEDRLGRAGDAASEASLQRIAELQARQGISQGAPPDARGMRLAATVAAVAVVLLVAIGSVWYVVVRDDGGADPAASGGDATTEQRTATAPAEPVDATLVPDDVPAIADKSIYSVAVFNASGQQGYASDVAAPALVNEGWSVPVVDNPPDGTSDLQESVVMWTRGKRKVAWSVADALGIKRAPPLEGLTPDQFGNADVVVLIGRDIAADGSPPTP from the coding sequence GTGGACTGGCTCGAGCTCGTCGCCCCCTCGGCGGCAATCCTCTCGCTCTTCGGCGTCGTCGCCCTCGCCGTGGTCGCGTTCCGGCAGGGTCGCCACATCCGCGGCCTGGAGGATCGCCTGGGGCGTGCGGGCGACGCGGCGTCCGAGGCCTCGCTCCAGCGCATCGCCGAGCTGCAGGCCCGCCAGGGCATCTCGCAGGGCGCGCCGCCGGACGCCCGTGGGATGCGGCTGGCCGCGACGGTCGCGGCCGTCGCGGTGGTGCTGCTGGTCGCGATCGGCTCGGTCTGGTACGTCGTCGTGCGCGACGACGGCGGCGCCGACCCCGCGGCCTCCGGCGGCGACGCCACCACCGAGCAGCGCACCGCCACGGCGCCCGCCGAGCCGGTCGACGCCACCCTGGTGCCGGACGACGTGCCGGCCATCGCCGACAAGTCGATCTACTCGGTGGCCGTCTTCAACGCGAGCGGCCAGCAGGGCTACGCGAGCGACGTCGCCGCGCCCGCCCTCGTCAACGAGGGCTGGTCGGTGCCGGTGGTCGACAACCCGCCCGACGGCACGTCCGACCTGCAGGAGTCGGTCGTGATGTGGACGCGGGGCAAGCGCAAGGTGGCGTGGAGCGTCGCCGACGCGCTCGGCATCAAGCGCGCGCCGCCGCTCGAGGGGCTCACGCCCGACCAGTTCGGCAACGCCGACGTCGTGGTGCTGATCGGCCGCGACATCGCGGCGGACGGGAGCCCGCCGACCCCCTGA
- a CDS encoding hydantoinase B/oxoprolinase family protein yields the protein MTLDPVTLQVMANALRAVAEEMEAALVRSAFSPNIKERRDCSTAIFDAEGRMVVQSASIPVHLGAMPEAVAAVRARGAAPGEVWVVNDPYRGGTHLPDLTTISAVPVGGRTAAYAVVRAHHADVGGMAPGSMPAGSRELVQEGLVIPPVRLVAGGEPVTDVMDLLLANTRTPGEREGDLRAQLAAHRLAERRLAEVAARHGAATVEAALTDLLEYAERRTRAAIAAMPDGTYAAAEALEGDGVAEGDLTIRVAVTIAGDRMRVDFTGTDPTGPGNCNCPPSVTRSAVYFVVRCLTDPDIPASTGAFRPVEVVAPPGTLVNAAPPAAVAGGNVETSSRIVDVVFAALGGAVDVPAQGQGTMNNLTIGGAGFTYYETIGGGQGASSAADGPSAVHVAMSNTLNTPVEALETAYPLRVEAYRVRRGSGGAGARRGGDGVERRIRMLADAEASVIAERRGRGPSGRAGGGDGAPGRTTLDGGELPAKWRGRVRAGQVLGIETPGGGGHGAPPRGA from the coding sequence GTGACCCTCGACCCGGTCACCCTGCAGGTGATGGCCAACGCGCTGCGCGCGGTGGCCGAGGAGATGGAGGCAGCCCTCGTGCGCAGCGCCTTCAGCCCCAACATCAAGGAGCGCCGCGACTGCAGCACGGCGATCTTCGACGCCGAGGGGCGGATGGTGGTGCAGTCGGCCTCGATCCCGGTGCACCTGGGCGCGATGCCGGAGGCCGTCGCCGCGGTCCGCGCCCGCGGCGCGGCGCCGGGCGAGGTGTGGGTGGTCAACGACCCCTACCGGGGCGGCACGCACCTGCCCGACCTCACCACCATCAGCGCCGTGCCCGTCGGGGGGCGCACCGCCGCGTACGCCGTCGTGCGGGCGCACCACGCCGACGTGGGCGGCATGGCCCCCGGCTCGATGCCGGCCGGCTCGCGCGAGCTCGTGCAGGAGGGGCTCGTGATCCCCCCGGTGCGCCTCGTGGCGGGCGGCGAGCCGGTGACCGACGTGATGGACCTGCTGCTCGCCAACACCCGCACGCCCGGCGAGCGCGAGGGCGACCTGCGCGCGCAGCTCGCGGCCCACCGGCTGGCCGAGCGGCGCCTGGCCGAGGTGGCGGCCCGCCACGGCGCGGCGACGGTCGAGGCGGCGCTGACCGACCTGCTCGAGTACGCCGAGCGCCGCACCCGGGCGGCGATCGCCGCGATGCCCGACGGCACGTACGCGGCCGCCGAGGCGCTGGAGGGCGACGGCGTCGCCGAGGGCGACCTGACGATCCGCGTCGCGGTGACGATCGCCGGCGACCGGATGCGGGTCGACTTCACGGGCACCGACCCCACCGGCCCGGGGAACTGCAACTGCCCGCCGTCGGTGACCCGCTCGGCCGTCTACTTCGTGGTGCGCTGCCTGACCGATCCCGACATCCCGGCCTCGACCGGCGCCTTCCGCCCGGTGGAGGTCGTCGCGCCGCCCGGCACGCTGGTCAACGCGGCGCCGCCGGCTGCGGTGGCGGGCGGCAACGTGGAGACCTCCAGCCGCATCGTGGACGTCGTGTTCGCCGCGCTCGGCGGCGCCGTCGACGTGCCGGCGCAGGGCCAGGGCACGATGAACAACCTGACGATCGGCGGCGCCGGCTTCACCTACTACGAGACGATCGGCGGCGGCCAGGGCGCCTCCTCGGCCGCGGACGGGCCCTCCGCCGTGCACGTGGCGATGAGCAACACGCTCAACACGCCCGTGGAGGCGCTCGAGACCGCGTACCCCTTGCGCGTGGAGGCCTACCGGGTGCGCCGCGGCTCCGGCGGCGCCGGGGCCCGCCGCGGGGGGGACGGCGTGGAGCGCCGCATCCGGATGCTCGCCGACGCCGAGGCCTCGGTCATCGCCGAGCGCCGCGGGCGCGGCCCCTCCGGGCGCGCGGGCGGCGGCGACGGCGCCCCGGGCCGCACCACCCTCGACGGCGGGGAGCTGCCGGCCAAGTGGCGCGGCCGGGTGCGGGCGGGCCAGGTGCTCGGCATCGAGACGCCGGGCGGCGGCGGGCACGGCGCGCCGCCGCGGGGGGCCTGA
- a CDS encoding hydantoinase/oxoprolinase family protein, whose product MIEASAADGALVGVDVGGTFTDAAVVAGGRLVTAKVPTTPDDQSDGVVAAVLAALGRAGLGPGDVTRFGHGMTVGTNALLEGTGARTSLVATQGFGDVLELRRQDRAHLYRLDAHHPAPLVPPERVHEVRERCGPDGVITPLDEGSLERAVAAVRADGSGAVAVGLLFAFAHPGHEARVAAALRAALPGVHVSVSSEVLPEIREYERISTTVVDAYLTPVLRRYLERLGRRAAEAGLPAPAIMQSSGGVLPIEDSARHAAWTVMSGPAGGVIGAAALAAREERRLALTFDMGGTSCDVALVRDGAPARASGTTIAGHPLHLPMLDVATVSAGGGSIAWADSGGALRVGPHSAGARPGPAAYGLGGDRPTVTDADVVLGRLPADVALGGRIRLDAAAARAAVGRLAAELGLGLEECAEGILTVAVGEMVRALRRVSVERGEDPREATLIAFGGAGPLHACTVAEELGVRRVIAPPAAGVLAALGLVMAGERRDYVQTVLAPVGAGGLAARLEPLAARAGADLPGARHSAAADCRYAGQSHALTVPWDPAAPEDALAEAFHAAHRERYGDADAGRPVEAVTLRLAAERPGADPAIAPAEPGRPVAGPAVIPMEGATCWVGAGWTATTDPLGAIVLERP is encoded by the coding sequence ATGATAGAGGCGAGCGCGGCGGACGGCGCCCTGGTCGGGGTGGACGTCGGGGGGACCTTCACCGACGCCGCCGTCGTCGCCGGCGGGCGCCTGGTGACGGCGAAGGTCCCCACGACGCCCGACGACCAGAGCGACGGCGTGGTGGCCGCGGTGCTCGCGGCGCTCGGGCGGGCCGGGCTCGGCCCCGGCGACGTCACCCGCTTCGGCCACGGCATGACCGTGGGCACCAACGCGCTGCTGGAGGGCACCGGCGCGCGCACGAGCCTGGTGGCCACGCAGGGGTTCGGGGACGTGCTCGAGCTGCGGCGCCAGGACCGCGCCCACCTCTACCGCCTCGACGCCCACCACCCCGCCCCGCTCGTGCCGCCGGAGCGCGTGCACGAGGTGCGCGAGCGCTGCGGGCCGGACGGCGTGATCACCCCGCTCGACGAGGGGTCGCTCGAGCGGGCGGTGGCCGCCGTCCGCGCCGACGGCTCGGGGGCGGTCGCGGTGGGCCTGCTGTTCGCGTTCGCGCACCCCGGGCACGAGGCCCGCGTGGCCGCGGCCCTGCGCGCGGCGCTGCCCGGCGTGCACGTGAGCGTGTCGAGCGAGGTGCTGCCGGAGATCCGGGAGTACGAGCGCATCTCGACGACGGTCGTCGACGCGTACCTCACCCCCGTCCTGCGCCGGTACCTCGAGCGGCTCGGCCGCCGCGCCGCCGAGGCCGGGCTGCCGGCGCCCGCGATCATGCAGTCGAGCGGCGGCGTGCTGCCGATCGAGGACTCGGCGCGGCACGCCGCCTGGACCGTGATGAGCGGCCCCGCCGGCGGCGTGATCGGCGCGGCCGCGCTCGCCGCGCGGGAGGAGCGACGGCTGGCCCTGACCTTCGACATGGGCGGCACGTCGTGCGACGTGGCGCTCGTGCGCGACGGGGCGCCCGCGCGCGCCTCCGGGACCACCATCGCCGGGCACCCGCTGCACCTGCCGATGCTGGACGTGGCCACGGTCTCGGCCGGCGGCGGGAGCATCGCGTGGGCCGACTCGGGCGGCGCGCTGCGCGTGGGGCCCCACTCGGCGGGCGCGCGACCGGGCCCGGCGGCCTACGGCCTGGGCGGCGACCGCCCCACCGTGACCGACGCCGACGTGGTGCTCGGGCGCCTGCCCGCCGACGTGGCGCTGGGCGGGCGCATCCGGCTCGACGCCGCGGCGGCGCGCGCGGCCGTGGGGCGGCTGGCCGCCGAGCTGGGCCTGGGCCTGGAGGAGTGCGCCGAGGGCATCCTGACCGTGGCCGTCGGCGAGATGGTGCGCGCGCTGCGGCGGGTGAGCGTCGAGCGCGGCGAGGACCCGCGCGAGGCGACGCTCATCGCCTTCGGCGGGGCCGGCCCGCTGCACGCCTGCACCGTGGCCGAGGAGCTCGGCGTGCGGCGCGTCATCGCCCCGCCGGCGGCGGGCGTGCTCGCCGCGCTGGGGCTCGTGATGGCCGGCGAGCGGCGCGACTACGTGCAGACCGTGCTCGCGCCGGTCGGCGCCGGCGGCCTCGCCGCGCGCCTGGAGCCGCTCGCCGCCCGCGCCGGCGCCGACCTGCCGGGGGCCCGCCACTCGGCGGCCGCCGACTGCCGCTACGCGGGCCAGAGCCACGCGCTCACCGTGCCGTGGGACCCGGCGGCGCCGGAGGACGCGCTGGCCGAGGCCTTCCACGCCGCCCACCGGGAGCGCTACGGCGACGCCGACGCCGGCCGCCCGGTGGAGGCCGTCACCCTGCGGCTGGCCGCCGAGCGCCCGGGGGCCGACCCCGCCATCGCGCCCGCCGAGCCGGGCCGGCCGGTCGCCGGCCCGGCGGTGATCCCCATGGAGGGCGCCACCTGCTGGGTCGGCGCGGGCTGGACCGCCACGACCGACCCGCTCGGCGCGATCGTGCTGGAGCGGCCGTGA
- a CDS encoding SDR family oxidoreductase translates to MSGSGDDRVVLITGASSGIGAATARAAAAAGHRVVLAARSADRLDALAGELGGPGRALAVRCDVTEWEDQRAMVARALDDMGRIDVVFANAGFGATRGFQQETVEHWRAMVLTNVLGAALTIRACVDELRARRGHLLLMGSVAGRKVPPGSLYGATKWSVTAMAEAARQELDGTGVRVTLVSPGTVETPFYDTPVGGPQLTADDVARAVMFAVAQPPHVDVNEILIRPTVQSF, encoded by the coding sequence ATGAGCGGATCGGGCGACGACCGGGTGGTGCTGATCACCGGCGCCTCGAGCGGGATCGGGGCGGCGACGGCCCGCGCCGCGGCGGCGGCGGGGCACCGGGTGGTCCTGGCGGCGCGCTCGGCCGACCGGCTGGATGCCCTCGCCGGGGAGCTGGGCGGCCCCGGACGCGCGCTGGCGGTGCGCTGCGACGTCACCGAGTGGGAGGACCAGCGCGCGATGGTCGCGCGCGCCCTGGACGACATGGGCCGCATCGACGTGGTGTTCGCCAACGCCGGCTTCGGCGCCACGCGGGGCTTCCAGCAGGAGACGGTCGAGCACTGGCGGGCGATGGTGCTGACGAACGTCCTCGGCGCGGCGCTCACGATCCGCGCCTGCGTGGACGAGCTGCGCGCGCGGCGCGGCCACCTGCTGCTGATGGGCTCGGTGGCCGGCCGCAAGGTGCCGCCGGGCTCGCTCTACGGCGCCACGAAGTGGTCGGTCACCGCGATGGCCGAGGCCGCCCGCCAGGAGCTCGACGGCACCGGGGTGCGCGTCACGCTCGTCTCGCCGGGCACGGTCGAGACCCCGTTCTACGACACGCCGGTCGGCGGGCCGCAGCTCACCGCCGACGACGTCGCGCGGGCCGTGATGTTCGCGGTGGCCCAGCCGCCGCACGTCGACGTCAACGAGATCCTGATCCGGCCGACGGTCCAGTCGTTCTAG
- a CDS encoding SPOR domain-containing protein, with amino-acid sequence MSEERPTGREEADPVAGPGAAGREPPAVDPPDGPPPPGDGAPPEPAGPPRCEVCGAELEPDQTYCLECGSPTPLAPRLRRGGRGVALLAGAIALLGVGAGALAYAVATDDDGGGTTTASTLTATGPFTPLPPSAPTTGGLPPDTSFTTPTMPTVPGQPTTPGFPTVTGPPATGPTAPTTDDVPEPQPEPRPQPGPEPDPGDGASDWPPGRAAWTAVLSSVRDEADARAAKARVRDGGDEAGVLWSSDFTGLRPGYWVVFSGVYDDRGAAVGQASRLRPEFPGAYARRISG; translated from the coding sequence GTGAGCGAGGAGCGGCCGACCGGCCGGGAGGAGGCCGATCCCGTCGCCGGCCCGGGCGCCGCCGGCCGCGAGCCGCCGGCGGTCGACCCCCCGGACGGGCCCCCGCCCCCGGGTGACGGCGCGCCGCCGGAGCCCGCCGGGCCGCCGCGCTGCGAGGTCTGCGGGGCCGAGCTCGAGCCCGACCAGACCTACTGCCTCGAGTGCGGCTCCCCCACCCCGCTCGCGCCCCGCCTGCGCCGCGGCGGCCGCGGCGTGGCGCTGCTGGCGGGCGCGATCGCGCTGCTCGGCGTGGGCGCCGGCGCCCTGGCGTACGCCGTCGCCACCGACGACGACGGGGGCGGGACGACCACCGCGTCGACGCTCACGGCGACGGGGCCGTTCACGCCGCTGCCGCCCAGCGCGCCGACCACCGGCGGCCTGCCGCCGGACACCTCGTTCACGACGCCGACGATGCCGACGGTGCCGGGGCAGCCGACCACCCCGGGCTTTCCCACCGTCACCGGGCCGCCCGCGACCGGCCCCACGGCGCCGACCACCGACGACGTCCCGGAGCCCCAGCCGGAGCCCCGGCCGCAGCCCGGTCCGGAGCCCGATCCGGGGGACGGCGCGTCGGACTGGCCGCCCGGCCGCGCCGCCTGGACCGCGGTGCTGTCGTCGGTGCGCGACGAGGCCGACGCCCGCGCCGCGAAGGCGCGGGTGCGCGACGGCGGCGACGAGGCGGGCGTGCTGTGGTCGTCGGACTTCACCGGCCTGCGGCCCGGCTACTGGGTCGTGTTCTCGGGCGTGTACGACGACCGCGGCGCCGCCGTCGGCCAGGCGTCGCGCCTGCGCCCGGAGTTCCCGGGCGCCTACGCGCGGAGGATCAGCGGATGA
- the thrC gene encoding threonine synthase, translating into MTRHQTAATALRCKECERTGELTAAYVCEYCFGPLEVVYDTERIASVVSRERIASGPPSLWRYSDFLPCAPDDPYAGLPTGMTPLVRAPRLAEALGLGEVWVKNDTANPTHSFKDRVVSVALEKAKQLGYEVMACASTGNLANSVAAHSSAHGLASYVFVPADLEEQKIVATAVYGTTLLAVEGNYDDVNRLCMELASERPWAFVNVNVRPYYSEGSKTLAYEVAEQLGWSLPDRCVVPIASGSLYTKISRGFRDLIETGLVDGEVPRLNGAQSAGCGPVAAAWDAGLDFVAPVKPDTIAKSLAIGNPADGVFALDVARATGGSISAVTEEEIVEGIELLARTTGIFAETAGGVTTATLAKLARAGEIGRDERVVLYITGDGLKTLDAVASRVERHPIQPTVASFEQAVGEARLIA; encoded by the coding sequence GTGACACGGCATCAGACGGCGGCGACCGCGCTCCGATGTAAGGAATGCGAGCGGACTGGCGAGCTCACCGCCGCCTACGTCTGCGAGTACTGCTTCGGCCCGCTCGAGGTGGTGTACGACACCGAGCGCATCGCGAGCGTCGTGAGCCGCGAACGCATCGCGTCGGGCCCCCCCTCGCTGTGGCGCTACAGCGACTTCCTGCCCTGCGCGCCCGATGACCCCTACGCCGGCCTGCCGACCGGCATGACGCCGCTCGTGCGCGCGCCGCGCCTGGCCGAGGCGCTGGGCCTCGGGGAGGTGTGGGTCAAGAACGACACGGCCAACCCGACGCACAGCTTCAAGGACCGGGTGGTCTCGGTGGCGCTCGAGAAGGCCAAGCAGCTCGGCTACGAGGTGATGGCCTGCGCGTCGACCGGCAACCTCGCGAACTCCGTCGCGGCGCACTCCTCCGCGCACGGGCTCGCCAGCTACGTGTTCGTGCCGGCCGACCTCGAGGAGCAGAAGATCGTCGCGACCGCCGTCTACGGCACGACGCTGCTGGCCGTCGAGGGCAACTACGACGACGTCAACCGGCTGTGCATGGAGCTCGCCTCCGAGCGCCCGTGGGCGTTCGTCAACGTCAACGTGCGCCCGTACTACAGCGAGGGCTCGAAGACGCTGGCCTACGAGGTCGCCGAGCAGCTCGGCTGGAGCCTTCCGGACCGCTGCGTGGTGCCGATCGCGTCCGGGTCGCTCTACACCAAGATCAGCCGGGGCTTCCGCGATCTCATCGAGACCGGCCTCGTCGATGGCGAGGTGCCCAGGCTGAACGGCGCCCAGTCGGCCGGCTGCGGCCCGGTGGCCGCCGCCTGGGACGCGGGGCTCGACTTCGTCGCCCCGGTCAAGCCGGACACGATCGCCAAGAGCCTGGCGATCGGCAACCCGGCCGACGGCGTGTTCGCGCTCGACGTGGCGCGCGCGACCGGCGGCTCCATCTCGGCCGTGACCGAGGAGGAGATCGTCGAGGGCATCGAGCTGCTCGCCCGGACGACCGGCATCTTCGCCGAGACGGCGGGCGGCGTGACCACCGCGACGCTGGCCAAGCTCGCCCGCGCCGGCGAGATCGGCCGCGACGAGCGGGTGGTCCTCTACATCACCGGCGACGGCCTCAAGACGCTCGACGCCGTGGCCTCCCGGGTCGAGCGCCACCCCATCCAGCCGACCGTCGCGAGCTTCGAGCAGGCCGTCGGCGAGGCCCGCCTCATCGCATGA
- a CDS encoding MoaD/ThiS family protein: MPVTVRIPAPLRPVVGGASAVECEPGTVRALIEQLDARHPGFRERVMDGDSLRRFVNVFVAGDDVRFGDGIETAVADGQDVTILPAVAGG; the protein is encoded by the coding sequence ATGCCCGTGACCGTCCGCATCCCGGCCCCGCTGCGCCCCGTCGTGGGCGGGGCGTCCGCGGTCGAGTGCGAGCCGGGGACGGTGCGCGCGCTGATCGAGCAGCTCGACGCCCGCCACCCCGGCTTCCGCGAGCGGGTGATGGACGGCGACTCGCTGCGGCGCTTCGTCAACGTCTTCGTGGCCGGCGACGACGTCCGCTTCGGCGACGGCATCGAGACCGCGGTCGCCGACGGCCAGGACGTGACCATCCTCCCGGCCGTCGCGGGCGGCTGA
- a CDS encoding NAD-dependent epimerase/dehydratase family protein produces MSPAPQTALVTGATGLVGQALLARLREEGLRVLATARTREAAAAVVAAGAEPLHTDVANIGAWAREAEAADAVFHLALPRLDPPVRRLAARRRARGAAAAAAALAEVAAGRPTVMLSSALVYGETAAPAADDDPAPARLALARPAAAAEGALAGPALRVVRVPWVVGPGGLLRDVVVGLRVRRYRMVGGGGNRWPLIADDDAAAALLAALDAPPGVYSAACAEIPTQEEVVGAICTVPGHRHPDRLPPALAALVMGGAVSEALGADLAVRTGRLGDLGWSPRRGWRDEVLRLAEGPLPLPA; encoded by the coding sequence CTGAGCCCCGCGCCGCAGACCGCGCTCGTCACGGGCGCGACCGGGCTGGTGGGGCAGGCCCTCCTCGCGCGGCTGCGCGAGGAGGGCCTGCGTGTGCTCGCCACCGCGCGCACCCGCGAGGCCGCGGCCGCCGTCGTGGCGGCGGGGGCGGAGCCGCTGCACACCGACGTCGCGAACATCGGCGCCTGGGCCCGCGAGGCGGAGGCCGCCGACGCGGTGTTCCACCTGGCGCTGCCGCGGCTCGACCCGCCCGTGCGCCGGCTCGCCGCCCGCCGGCGGGCGCGCGGGGCGGCGGCCGCGGCCGCCGCGCTCGCCGAGGTGGCGGCGGGCCGGCCGACCGTGATGCTCTCGAGCGCGCTGGTCTACGGCGAGACCGCCGCCCCGGCGGCCGACGACGACCCGGCGCCGGCCCGGCTGGCCCTGGCCCGCCCCGCGGCGGCCGCCGAGGGCGCGCTCGCCGGCCCCGCCCTGCGCGTGGTGCGGGTGCCGTGGGTGGTGGGCCCCGGCGGCCTGCTGCGCGACGTCGTGGTGGGCCTGCGCGTGCGCCGCTACCGGATGGTCGGGGGCGGCGGCAACCGCTGGCCGCTGATCGCCGACGACGACGCCGCCGCGGCGCTGCTGGCCGCGCTCGACGCGCCGCCGGGCGTCTACAGCGCGGCGTGCGCGGAGATCCCCACCCAGGAGGAGGTGGTGGGCGCCATCTGCACCGTGCCGGGCCACCGCCACCCCGACCGGCTGCCGCCGGCCCTCGCCGCGCTGGTGATGGGCGGCGCCGTGAGCGAGGCGCTCGGCGCGGACCTGGCGGTGCGCACCGGCCGGCTGGGCGACCTGGGCTGGTCGCCGCGCCGCGGCTGGCGCGACGAGGTGCTCAGGCTCGCGGAGGGTCCCCTGCCGCTTCCGGCGTGA